The Malaclemys terrapin pileata isolate rMalTer1 chromosome 2, rMalTer1.hap1, whole genome shotgun sequence nucleotide sequence CTTCATTGATGTCAAAGAATCTATGCCAAATTAAACTGCTGGAAGATTTGGCCCACTGTATGAAGTGCAATCTTCCCCTCTTCCTGTGGTTTGGCTTGATGGGCGACTCAAACTGCAATGGAAATGTAAGCCTCAGGCTAAGCTTTCTTCCTGACTACTCCTAGGGTTTCCTTGACTACACACCAGTAGCCCAAACCATCATTTCCTCTCTCCAAAAAGAGACACCCCTTAGCGCCAGGGTGGAGTAAACAAGCCACACCTGCTACAAGGATTTATCAGGAATCAGTTACCATCTCCCTGCAGGGTTCTCCACCTGCTAAAAGGGTGGGTCAACAGGAGAATCCTGCCACTTTGCTACATGAGTATATGagaacattgaagtcaatgaaacggTACCATCCGCAGAGAGTGAACACTGTGCGCAAGATTATGGCTGAAACCTCTATGGGTGCCCCAAGGAAGAAGAGCCTAAAAAACCTGCCCCAGTTGCATACACCTGCAGGGGACAGACTCAGACCTAATCCTTGTGCTCACCAGAGAgtggaatatatttttttaaattatgaaaatgtctgatttttaaaagactattttttaatgaaaaacttcATTAAAAATTTTAACCATCTCTACAGTAGATCTTAATAAAATCTTTCACTTTTGTTGTTAAAAGGACTAAATTCTTTCCTTTTGGAAATACAAGCCATTAAGTAAAAAAGTTTAAGTTTTTGGGCAGTGCAATTTACTCCTCAGATTGTTTTTTTGCAGCTTCCCGTGCAAATCTGGCCACAGACATGGTTTTCAGATCCTCAATCTGTCAAGCATTGACAATGTTTAATTCACCCATACATATGCTTAAGCTTTTTTGTGACTCCTATGTGCTCCATTCTGATGAAAAATTCATAAATGGCTTCCTATTCATTTTCCTAGCTGGCATAGTTACTATAATTAAAGTTATATGGCATAGTTATCATGATTAATATTATATGAAGCGCAAACAGCGGGATGTAAAAAGCATAGCAACTGCATGTGTGATTACAAAATACATTATGTATTTCTCAACATTCCCTATATGCCATTCCTTTTTACAGCTAAAATGGATAACCTAGTAATGTGCGTGCGCGCAAGCATATATCTCCCCATCCCCCATTCTATTCGGTATTGTAATGTTATATATAAGCAATCCTCATTCCGTTTTATTCTTTTGAACATGGGAAGCTCTGAAACTGTTGGAAGAAAATTGTGCTTATTTGGCTTGGCCCAGCAATCTCTTATCGTTATGAATCAACTgtgaaatatatatttgaaagcaCATTTTCTAAATAGCActgaaaatcattttgaaatacatttcACAGTCTAAGCAGAGAAAAGTATTTCTTAGCTTTTGAACTTTCAGATTGCTTGGCTGGGTAGTTTTCTTTTATATAAGCTTGAAAAATACTGGAGAAAGATTATATCAACCCAATTAAAATACTATATTCAGGTCTCATTGTAACCTATTTATTGATGTTTGACTCTCCAAAAGATGGGAGTCCAAAGTCCTAGTGACTGACTCAGTCAACAACAGTACTAGATGATGAGCTGGAAATTTTGATGTAGCTGAAGGATGTACAAACAGCCACGTTGGCAGGTTGTGTTTTGTCAACAGATCAGAAGAATCTCACAACCGAATCTTTCCACAGTCAGCTGTAATTTGCACTCAGTAAATTGGTTCAAGATCTGGGCTAGGTTCTGTGCTGCATCGCTTAGGATGCAGAACAAAAGATGCAACCCAGGCAAAGAGGGTGCAGTGCTTCATGCCTCTATGATTCTGGGATGCTCTGTGGGCCAGTGCAATCCCCAAagtaagttacagcagcctcaaGAGCTGCTGTAACCTATGGCAGCTTCTACACTTTTGTTGACCGGCTGCTCTGCAGACCAGAACTGCAGCAACACAGAGGAATGTGGTTGCTCCCTCCCCTTGTGCCAACCTGGCATAGCCACTCTGCAGGAACATGTAAGTGGGGGGCACAAGGTTGCATACACCTGCCATATGCTGCCTCTTCTCTGGGTGAATTTGTCCATGGACTGCTTGGCCCTTTTTATGATTCCGTACACTGTTGCATCAGTGTAGAAAGGTTTAGGCAGCACCAGAATCTCGCctcttctctctttcaggtggTAGAATGTGTCTGCCTTAAACAAAACAGCCCACTTTTAGTCAAAACAGGACACCTTGGGGAAATCCATCACAACACACAAGAGACTGGCGGTCACACATTTGGGGCAATGGAACACTATTGATAGACTGAGTTGTGGCAATCACGGATGGTGCTGCCAATCCTTCATGTATGCAGAAGGATTGGCAGTGTGGAGGAAAACGTCGGAGTTGACCCTAACCTTTCATCTCCATGGTACTGTACATATAGGTAGAGCAGTCAAGCCTCCCTCTAATTCATATACATAACTCTCATTGACTCTTTGGGAATAGTGTGCATATCTGGGGAACACCACCTGGttgcagaaaatgcagttttgcccTGATATAAAACACTTCCGTTTAAGTCTTTGAGGAATCTGACTTACCTTTTTAGTCCGAGTCACATTTACCAAACTGCAGCTTCAGAATGCCCTTTCCATGAAGTTGGAGAATCTGGTTATATTCTTTGGGCATTGCATGGAAACCCGGCTTGGGCAGTTGGTTGTCATAATAATGGTGACTGATTGGCATCTCCTCTGTGGTTTTAGAGAAAGGCCAGAAGCCATACAACTTCACATTCTCACACAGTTCAATAGCAGCACTAGCAATCATAAAACCAGAAGACAATCGATATGCTTTCACGCCCTTAGTTCTCCAGAACTGGGCTAGATTTTTCAGGTATCTGGGATGAAAAAATATCGCCCTCTGTTTTGCTCTGAACTCTTGTAGAGTGTGGTATACTTTGAAAGAAGCAGCTGTGTTGCTTTTGAAGGAAAATGCTGGCAATAAAAGGAAAGCATTTCCATAACTTGCAATGTTCTCCAGAAACGTCACCTTCTTTTCATTCAGCTTGTTGTATCTGTCAAATAAAAGGCCTAGTGAACTTATCAGTTTTAGAGGGAAAAAATGCTTGAATTCAATATTCAACTATTTATTATTGTGGGCCAGAGTTTCACAACTGCTTGAGCAAGTAATCTGTGAGCACTATTACTGCCATTTAATCTGTACAAGTAGTAAATGTATAGGATATGAGCACAGTTTTACGTGTGCTAttatgaaaatctggccttatataaattttttaatatttacttaatttcacaggaattgccatatcaAATCAGACCTGTGTTCCACCTAGTCCAGGATCGTGTCTTCAAAGGAAGGTGCGAGAAGCCccacacatttaaaaatgggCACATTAGCATATCCCATAAAAATCTTTATGCAAAGTAGTTACTACATGTGTGgtagctgctttacaaatgtaggCTGCAACCGTGCAAAGACTTGTGCATGTGCCTAGTATGTGAATAGTCCTCATGGAGttaaagataagcacatgcttaagtctttgcagaatcagaacCTTAGCTGCTTTTTAAATATTGCTGGACTGATTGTCCAAGCTGATGACACCCAAAGCTCCTACtgactcagcacttctgaagatTAGACCAAACTTCTAATGAATTGCCAGATCCCATGTCATAAACTGTTGAGCCCTCCAAAATTctgcaataaaagaaaaaaatggtcaAAGTGATTTTGCTTTGGGACTTTGTTTCAGCCCTGCAATAGTTTTTACATCTGTACTGTAAATGCCTTGAAAACCAcagtcccagggccggctccaggcaccagcaaaggaagtgggtgcttggggcggttaatggaaaggggcggcatgtccaggtcttcggcagaaagtccctcactccctctcggaggaaaggacccgctgctgaagaatgaagcagcgtggtagagctgccaccgattGCAGCTTTaccttttcttatttatttttttgcttcgccgcttggggcggcaaaaaagctggagctggccctgcacagtcCATAACAGAATGGCGGATATAAACTTCAACTATAGTGTTGTGAGAAGAACCCCACACTTAGCTTGCTAATTAAAAGTGATTAAAATTAGAACAGTTCTCTAGACAACCCTTTCCCTCTAAGACACTTACAGCTTTCTCTGAATAATAAAATCATTGAAATGGCCAAATCCCAAAGTCCTGACTCATTTTTATTGAGACCTTATTAAGGTTAACgctgttaacttcaatggaggTTTGCCTGAATAAAAACCGGAGTAAGAACTTAGTGGAACATCATGATTAAGCCCAAGAGCAATAAATAGCTTCAATAGCCACCAATGAAACTGTCTTCTTATGCTAAACCTCTGGACCAAATTTTGCTTTTActtgcaaccccactgaagtcaatgggccaaattcactgctggtgTAAGCCACTAATACATCTCCATCTACATCAATAAGAATTGCAAGAGCATCAAAGCAGAATTTATTCCAAAGACTCCAGATATCTCCTTGACTAATGACAAACTTCTTTTAGAGACAAGATGGGGAGGTAAtcgcttttactggaccaacttctgatggcgagagaaagagagacagaagttcatctaataaaagatattacctcacccatcttctctcgctctaatatcctgggactgacatggctacaacaaaacTTCAGTTTTCTGTGTATTCGATTGTTTTCTTCTTACTTTTAAACTAGAGTCAATTTTGTCTGGTTGTGTCTGTTTGAGGAATACAGAGAAGACAGACCGTAAGAGGCTGTAAGATTATTAAGTAGTAAATATCAACATACCACACTGGTTCATTTGGCAGGTAAGCACTAGCTAGAACTGAAAGTTATAGAATAATTAGCAAGTTCTAATCAGACTTTTGTTGTTTTCTTCCCAAGAAgggcaagaaagaaaaatacttcAGAGATATAtgtgggagggatagcttggtggtttgagcattggcctgctaaacccagggttgtgagttcaatccttgagggggccacttagggatctgggggaaaatcagtacttggtcctgctactgaaggcagggggctggactcaatgacctttcaaggtcccttccagttctaggagatgggatatctccattaatttatttatttaatttaaaaaaagggagatCTACTTTGGGTTGGATTCTTTAGTGTTCAGACAATTATAGAAATTtaggtcccaattcaggaaagcacttgagcacatgcttaactataaGTCCCAGTGATGGacttagacacatgcttaagGGCTTTCCTAAATCATGGCTATAATGCCAGCTTTAGAAAATGGACTTGAGATGAGAAATGCTGCTATTTCCCCTGGTTAGGAACATGTGGATGGGTGCAAACAGAGGCACTGCTAATCTCTGTATTGTTGACTCATTTCTGTTCAAAAGGACTTGTTTAATGGGTTTCCATTCACTAGTATACCTTTTACCTGGGAATTAAGAATCACTAATGAAGTAATCAGAATGCATTGCCCACTGTGATGGTATCCCAAAGGGTTTAATAACAAAATCTAAAGCATGTCAAACAATTAAACAAcattacacaggaaaaaaaaaaattatggtgaTACTTACTTCTGTGCTATGATACTTGGATTAACAGTCACGAGACTTGTTTTATTGCCAACATCTTTGCTAACACTTCCTGTGGTTGGGGGAAGGTTACACCTGAGGTTTAGAAACAGTTATTTAACTAGAACCCCACCACAAATGCCTTGCTATTATTCTATGCAAATTCCTCAACTGCACCATAATATTTACGTCACCTCCCTCTAAGCACCCGATAAATAAATATTAACGAACCCTTACAACATGCttgaaaaataagtttttaacCGGTTTAACAGATGAGTACACTGAGGTACAAAGAGTCACATTTTCTCCATATCACATGAGTCAGTAGCCAAGCTACTAATAACCCAGGAAGTCCCATCTCCCagttcccctgctctaaccactagactatatCCTGCCACTATTTCCTTCCAAGAAAGTAATGCAGCTCCTCTAAAGGTTTTCTGTCATTTTCTGCCTAAAAACAGTGTGATTAATAAGAAGATGCAATTGGTATAGTGATGATATTGCCTGTAtcaaaagatgaagaaaaagttTTAGTCTGAATTATGTTTATCAACACTTATGTTCTTTAAAAACCTGCTACATTTAGGTTCAGCATCTCATCTTGTAGGTTCATCAGTTCTATTCAGGCCAATCATCTAAATTAGACATGGGAAGGCTTCTCTTTTGTCTTATTTAAAAGCACCAGATGCAAGTCAGAAATAAGAAAGGTGACAAAATCCAGTAGAGATGGGTGTGGGCTCAGAGGTCTGCCTGCAAGGCTGTCGTTCATTCACATGTTGGAAAGTTTCTGGTGGAGAACAAGGTGGGAATTTTATTTCCACAACCTGGAGTGAGACTCAAAAGGAATCTCTGCCACCCAAGCTCAGATTCAAGATTTCAGGTGGGCTCGAGagcgtccacactgctattttttgtgTGCTAGCTCGAGCCCCTCGAGTGCGGGTCTGTctagctgggctgggaggcttgctctcagctgcaggatagacatacccttaggcaccTCAagaggcagttaggtgcctatagggattttcaaaaatgctgaggtGCCCAAGTCCCACGGGGAGTTTGAGaagctatttaggtgcctatctttaggcacctaaatagctttaaaaacctGGCCCCTAGGCCTTGCtccactcagcattgcaaggcctaaAAACCTAGACCcgaggccccaatccagcaaaaaaCATGTAACCATATGCTTGACTTTATACCTATGAGTTGTCCCATGAATGTCAAttggtaacatttttaaaaaatgcccagagtgacttaggctcctaaaaccAGTTTTCAAACGGTACCTGAAAATACCAGCAGGGGCctaggggattttcaaaagtgctcaagaAAGTTAAGTTGCCTGGCATGAAGACTATAAGGCAAGGGCAAGCATGTAACATATTTAATGCTAGGTTATATCAGTCTTTTTTAAACACTCTTCTCCCAATCCAAAGAAAAACACCCCTCAACCCTAAATGAGAGTCAAACAAAAACTGAGCTTCTCAGAGGCTCCACTCCCAAACTAGAACACATCCAGGTTCAtagactaaggccagaagggaccaccatgatcatctagtctgacctgcacattgcaggccacagaacctcactcacccactcctgcaatagacccGTAACCTCAGGCTGATTCAGTGAAGACctcaaatcaggatttaaagacttcaagttacagagaatccaccatttacatgacctatgccccatgctgcagaggaaggtgaaaaaccccagggtctctgccaatctgatccgggggaaaattccttcccgaccccaaatatggtaatCAGTTagacctgagcatgtgggcaggaCCCAACAGtcagacacttgggaaagaattgcTGGCATTCCCTGAAATCGCAGGTGTGTGAATACAGGTGCGCTTTTTTCTGCTTCTGCTCTCTTCTTATACGCACCCAGAGTAGTGACATTTACAGAGCAGAACATGGTGCTTGGCTATTGTGTtgaagaatggggcagacaggcTGAGAGGATGGGGAAAACAGGGATACGGCGCATGTGCACACCCATTAACCATAGCACAGCCATTTGGTTTACTTTTTGGCCTACCAAGCTTGACAGAGTCCCTTCAAGAGCTTTAGCACTCTAATCCCATTAGTGTTTAGCAGCTCTTACCTAAATACAAAGTCAGAGTTATCGATTTCAGCTCCACAGCTGGAATTTTTCAGAACGCCCCCATTTCCAACCACTGCACAGTGCTTAAAAGGATAGCCCAAAAGGGGTGGGGactgaaaagaacaaaaagaggATGAACAGagtttggggtgggttttttttttttttttttttgcatttctcatGATATGGAATCAGAACTGTAACTACTTGCAGGCTAACTCCAGTAAATTGCAGAGAATGCACACAGAAAATGCAGCACGTGTCTGCCACAAAAACAGTCAGAAGTAACAGAGGTGGAAAGAGCAAGAATGGACTCTGAGCTGCTATCTTTGCTTTCAACAGTTTGGGGAAGTCTTTTTGCATTGTTAAAATTGAACAAAAAGATAAATATCTTGCTTTGTTTCTTTCCTCAGAACACATTTGATATAGGTTTACCATACAATACTCCTGTTATGGACAGTGTCTCCTGAAggacacagggtatgtctacactgcaatgtaagccagTGTTAGTGGGTCAATGGACTCGAGTCCCATGTTAAGGAATCCTGGGTTTAAGCAGCTACACTGTTTTTAACACTATGGTTGAAGCATGGGTTAGAACAGTCTTAACACACAGCTGTGCACAGACCTGAGCCAAAccaaccatatcccagagtcGCAAGTGCTGCTCTAGCCCTCTGACTGAtgtactgtgggaaaactttactgcccaccCTGCCGATTACAGGAAGTATGAACAACCTCAGCCTGCCGAGCAGTCATTTTGGTTTGTGCATTCCCAATTACTGGAGCCAGCGACATGGAGGAGGTGCCTTCtgaagaacttctcttgcttgTGCTTTCACTTCTGCGTCAGGAAACTGGCAAAGCATCCATGAGGCACTGGTGGACGTTTCAGCAGCATTTTCTGTCCCACCAAAGGTACCTGACGGATTTCCTGATGGAGTAGCAGGAGGAGGAGTACCCTGGCATCACAGACTCACACTGGCGGACGCTGCTTGGTACAACTGGCATAGCCACTGATGCCCCATATGTAGACCAGCGCTTCTGGCACAAGCACATTGTCATGAagacctgggatgaccaacaGTGGGTCCAGAACCTTTGTCATGAAGcagctacatttctggagctttgtgagcagcttaCCCGCCAACCCTCCAGTGTAAAGAGACACAACTGAGGTCATCCATGCTGGTCCAGAAGCAGCTTTCTATAACTGTCTGGAATCTGGCTATTCCGGACTGCTACAGGTCCGTtgccaaccagtttggggttggaAAGTTGACTGTGGGTAAAGTGGTGGCAGAGATATCTGAGGCAATCAGGTATGTGGCTCTTTGCCCAGGTGGAGGAGAGGGTTTCAGCGAGGGAGCAGGCACTTGCAAAGCAGTTCCTGGAACATGAGAGGCAGctaagggaggaggacagagctcagAGAATTGTTTCAGCAACTCCTCCTGCTTCTCAGCATGCCGTTGCTGCAGGCTTTCATCCCTCTTCTTCTGGTACTGGACCTGCTGGTCTGCTGTGTCAAGAACATTGATCATAAACTTATCatggaaatgcttccttttggaaTGGCCCGTGAGGGTATCTTGGGCCATGGATCAATTCCTGATGAACAGCAGGCAGTAGAGGTTGAGAGGTCTGAAAGAGGACAAGAAACAGAGGGTTACTGTCTAAAGTAGCTCAGTGA carries:
- the ST8SIA6 gene encoding alpha-2,8-sialyltransferase 8F yields the protein MRAVIALIAMLSSLLLFVCLLWLTADGSLSTRGLEKETKSATDVTPKGLRKLRSPLTSVQLATQTENRTTLKNAIYQLQQASKCKEMQDNIWSSSIKKKRYSEDYYLQMVTKIQNCTWKRRPEEYTKFRLELASCCDAVHNFIASQNNTLLGSNMSYEVDNKKTILITEDIFRMLPESPPLLGYPFKHCAVVGNGGVLKNSSCGAEIDNSDFVFRCNLPPTTGSVSKDVGNKTSLVTVNPSIIAQKYNKLNEKKVTFLENIASYGNAFLLLPAFSFKSNTAASFKVYHTLQEFRAKQRAIFFHPRYLKNLAQFWRTKGVKAYRLSSGFMIASAAIELCENVKLYGFWPFSKTTEEMPISHHYYDNQLPKPGFHAMPKEYNQILQLHGKGILKLQFGKCDSD